Proteins encoded together in one Irregularibacter muris window:
- a CDS encoding GNAT family N-acetyltransferase — protein sequence MIERLDLEDHKTTKKILELQKSAYKVEAELIGFYEIPPLKDTVESLKACGEIFYGYYIQDILAGMVSYKIVENVLDIHRVAVDPLYFRRGIANKLIHFIEDLERNVDRAVVCTGKKNLPAIHLYKENGYQKKREFEIAEGIYMIELEKNATPIEFP from the coding sequence ATGATTGAAAGGTTGGATTTAGAAGACCATAAAACGACAAAGAAGATACTAGAATTACAAAAGAGTGCCTATAAAGTTGAAGCTGAGCTTATAGGATTTTATGAAATTCCTCCTTTGAAAGATACGGTGGAAAGTTTAAAGGCCTGTGGCGAAATCTTTTATGGTTATTATATACAGGATATTTTAGCGGGAATGGTTTCTTATAAAATTGTAGAAAATGTTTTGGATATTCACAGGGTAGCGGTGGATCCCCTATATTTTAGAAGAGGAATTGCAAATAAACTTATTCATTTTATAGAAGATTTAGAGAGAAATGTGGACAGAGCAGTGGTATGTACGGGAAAGAAGAACTTACCTGCTATTCATTTATATAAAGAAAATGGTTATCAAAAGAAAAGAGAATTTGAAATTGCAGAAGGTATTTATATGATAGAATTAGAAAAAAATGCAACACCCATTGAATTTCCATAG
- a CDS encoding GNAT family N-acetyltransferase produces MKEKLVGVVSISINGRISCFFVDKEYHRKGIGKMLFHHSIIELRKRQVEKIRLNASPYAVPFYHAMGFKDSDVQQDFHGILYTPMEFIL; encoded by the coding sequence TTGAAGGAAAAACTTGTTGGCGTAGTGTCTATAAGTATAAATGGTAGAATATCATGTTTTTTTGTAGATAAAGAATATCATAGAAAAGGTATTGGAAAAATGCTATTTCATCATAGTATTATAGAACTAAGAAAAAGACAAGTTGAAAAGATAAGGTTAAATGCTTCCCCCTATGCAGTCCCTTTTTATCATGCAATGGGATTTAAAGATTCGGACGTACAACAAGATTTTCATGGAATCTTATATACCCCAATGGAATTCATATTGTAA
- the rplU gene encoding 50S ribosomal protein L21: MYAVIKTGGKQYRVQEGDVIFVEKVEGQAEEQVEFNEVLAVSNEGKLTVGAPVVEGAKVVGKVVEQGKAKKIIVFKYKAKKDYRRKQGHRQPYTKVMIEKIEA; the protein is encoded by the coding sequence ATGTACGCAGTTATTAAAACAGGTGGAAAACAATATCGAGTTCAAGAAGGCGACGTTATCTTTGTTGAAAAAGTAGAAGGACAAGCCGAAGAACAAGTTGAATTCAATGAAGTTTTAGCTGTTTCCAACGAAGGTAAACTTACAGTAGGAGCTCCTGTAGTAGAAGGCGCTAAAGTTGTAGGCAAAGTCGTTGAGCAAGGAAAGGCGAAAAAAATCATTGTATTCAAATACAAAGCGAAAAAAGATTACAGAAGAAAACAAGGCCACAGACAACCTTATACAAAAGTTATGATTGAAAAGATTGAGGCGTAA
- the yqeK gene encoding bis(5'-nucleosyl)-tetraphosphatase (symmetrical) YqeK — translation MKQRLTPYRYTHTLGVVDTAEQLAKAYGGDIDKARTAALLHDCAKTMGTEELLSKARENDVKIDEVSYHQKELLHGPVGRIIARDKLGIEDSEILDAIEFHTTGRVGMTKLEKIIYIADYIEPSRNYPGVEELRNLAFQDLDKALLQSLNNTIQFVIKKNGFIHLNSIKARNDLLKNTYTNQ, via the coding sequence ATGAAACAAAGGCTAACCCCCTATAGATATACACATACTTTGGGAGTAGTGGATACGGCAGAACAATTAGCAAAAGCCTATGGGGGGGACATAGATAAGGCAAGGACAGCGGCTCTGCTACATGATTGTGCTAAAACAATGGGAACAGAGGAATTGTTGTCCAAAGCTAGAGAAAATGATGTGAAAATAGATGAGGTATCTTACCACCAAAAGGAACTTCTCCATGGCCCAGTAGGCAGAATTATTGCTCGAGATAAGTTGGGCATAGAAGATTCGGAGATATTAGATGCAATAGAATTTCATACCACAGGCAGGGTAGGAATGACAAAATTAGAAAAAATAATATATATAGCCGATTATATAGAACCAAGTAGAAATTACCCCGGAGTGGAAGAATTAAGAAATTTAGCCTTTCAGGATTTAGATAAAGCCCTTTTACAATCCCTGAATAATACTATACAATTCGTTATAAAAAAGAATGGATTCATCCATTTAAATAGTATTAAAGCAAGAAATGATTTACTGAAAAATACATATACTAATCAATAA
- the obgE gene encoding GTPase ObgE yields the protein MFIDKVEVYLKAGNGGHGAVAFRREKYVPDGGPAGGDGGRGGDVIFVVDSGLRTLMDFRYKRKHVAQNGENGGNSKMSGKDGKDLIIKVPPGTLVKDKESGRIIADLVETGEEKVIAKGGKGGRGNQHFATSTRQAPRFAEGGVVGQERSVVLELKLLADVGLLGFPNVGKSTFLAAVTKARPKIADYHFTTLTPNLGVVQWKGGNSFVMADIPGIIEGAHQGTGLGHQFLRHVERTKLLIHVLDASGIEGRDPIEDFDTINGELIKYNEKLAQRRQIVALNKIDLIPEEEQEETWGIKRQLEEKGFEVYLISAATKKDIDKLLDRVIELLDEIGEVPSIFEEEEIEDSLVAQQGEKNFTVRKENNQYMVEGPDMERLIHSVNFEDIDSIRYFQRMLRKMGIIEELEKMGIQDGDIVAILDIEFEFFH from the coding sequence ATGTTTATTGATAAAGTAGAAGTGTATTTAAAGGCAGGAAATGGTGGACATGGAGCAGTTGCCTTTAGACGGGAAAAGTATGTACCTGATGGAGGACCTGCCGGAGGAGACGGTGGTAGAGGCGGGGATGTAATCTTTGTAGTAGATTCTGGTCTTCGTACCCTCATGGACTTTCGATACAAAAGAAAACATGTGGCCCAAAATGGTGAAAATGGTGGAAATAGCAAAATGAGTGGTAAAGATGGTAAGGATTTAATTATTAAAGTGCCTCCTGGTACTTTGGTAAAGGATAAAGAAAGTGGTCGTATTATAGCAGATCTAGTAGAGACTGGAGAAGAAAAGGTCATTGCTAAGGGAGGGAAAGGCGGAAGAGGGAATCAGCATTTTGCTACCTCCACTAGACAAGCCCCTAGATTTGCTGAAGGTGGGGTAGTTGGTCAAGAAAGAAGTGTAGTATTAGAACTAAAACTTTTGGCAGATGTGGGACTATTGGGTTTTCCCAATGTAGGGAAATCCACCTTTTTAGCCGCTGTGACAAAAGCTAGACCTAAAATTGCAGATTACCATTTTACTACTTTGACCCCCAATCTCGGTGTTGTACAATGGAAGGGTGGCAATAGTTTTGTCATGGCAGATATACCGGGAATTATAGAGGGTGCCCACCAAGGTACAGGATTAGGTCATCAATTTTTACGCCATGTAGAAAGAACAAAGCTACTAATACACGTATTAGATGCTTCGGGTATAGAGGGGCGTGATCCCATTGAAGATTTTGACACCATCAATGGAGAGCTCATAAAATACAATGAAAAATTAGCTCAAAGAAGACAGATTGTGGCTTTAAACAAAATAGATTTAATCCCAGAGGAAGAGCAAGAAGAGACTTGGGGAATAAAGAGACAATTAGAGGAAAAAGGATTTGAAGTATACTTGATTTCAGCAGCAACCAAGAAGGATATTGATAAATTACTAGACCGGGTGATAGAATTATTAGATGAAATAGGGGAAGTGCCTTCTATTTTTGAGGAGGAAGAAATAGAGGACTCTTTGGTTGCCCAACAAGGAGAAAAGAATTTTACTGTGCGTAAAGAAAATAATCAATACATGGTAGAAGGACCAGATATGGAAAGATTGATTCATTCTGTAAATTTTGAAGATATAGATTCCATTAGATATTTCCAGAGAATGCTCAGGAAAATGGGAATTATTGAGGAATTAGAGAAAATGGGCATTCAAGATGGGGATATTGTAGCCATATTAGATATTGAATTTGAATTCTTTCATTAA
- the nadD gene encoding nicotinate-nucleotide adenylyltransferase, producing the protein MAYLKENKEKPEKIGILGGTFDPIHYGHLVIAQWAKEEFSLDKVLFVPAGTPPHKLHKEVLMGKHRYRMTTLATNTNPNFKVSSMEMNRLGPSYTIDTIKDLRKEYGKDTFLYFITGADSVLDFYTWKDYEELIKSCYFIAATREGYDVEKFNQRIEEIHELFGHRIFKMDIPDLDISSTNLRKRINQGKSVKYLLPETVEQYIIENKLYKDLKG; encoded by the coding sequence ATGGCATATTTGAAAGAAAACAAAGAAAAGCCAGAAAAAATAGGTATTTTAGGAGGTACCTTTGACCCTATTCATTATGGACATTTGGTGATTGCCCAGTGGGCCAAAGAGGAATTTTCCTTAGACAAGGTATTATTCGTCCCTGCTGGCACCCCACCCCATAAGTTACACAAAGAAGTCCTGATGGGCAAACATAGGTATAGGATGACTACCTTAGCCACCAATACAAATCCTAATTTTAAAGTATCCTCTATGGAAATGAATCGGTTAGGTCCATCCTATACTATAGATACGATAAAAGATCTCAGAAAAGAATATGGGAAGGATACTTTTTTGTATTTCATTACAGGGGCTGATTCAGTATTAGATTTTTATACATGGAAGGATTATGAGGAATTGATAAAATCCTGTTACTTTATTGCAGCTACCCGGGAAGGATACGATGTAGAAAAGTTTAATCAAAGAATAGAAGAAATCCATGAATTATTTGGACATAGAATTTTTAAAATGGATATTCCTGATTTAGATATTTCCTCTACAAATTTAAGAAAAAGAATAAATCAAGGAAAAAGTGTTAAATATCTCTTGCCGGAAACTGTAGAACAATATATCATAGAAAATAAATTATATAAGGATTTGAAAGGATAA
- the rpmA gene encoding 50S ribosomal protein L27, whose product MIKMNLQLFATKKGVGSSRNGRDSESKRLGVKRADGQFVLSGNILVRQRGTKIHPGENVGRGKDDTLFATVDGVVKFERKGKDKKQVSVYPKEAVM is encoded by the coding sequence ATGATTAAGATGAACCTTCAACTATTTGCCACAAAAAAAGGGGTAGGTAGTTCTAGAAACGGTAGAGATAGTGAGTCCAAAAGACTTGGTGTAAAAAGAGCTGATGGACAATTTGTTTTATCCGGTAACATTCTTGTAAGACAAAGAGGTACAAAAATCCATCCTGGTGAAAATGTAGGTAGAGGTAAAGACGATACTCTATTTGCAACTGTTGATGGCGTTGTTAAGTTTGAAAGAAAAGGCAAGGACAAAAAACAAGTAAGTGTATATCCTAAAGAAGCCGTTATGTAA
- a CDS encoding MalY/PatB family protein, which translates to MHNFNEVINRKGTSSVKYEEMDLKFGKKELIPFWVADMDIKSPDFIISSINKRAEHGVFGYTKRMPEYYEAIINWLDNRHNLKAKRENIEYAPGVVFLLNMMVRKFTNEGDKIIIQPPVYYPFFNVIEGNNRIVVENNLILDNGKYIMDFEDLKNKAKDPACKMLILCSPHNPVGRVWTREELEELGKICIENNVFVIADEIHYDLVYKPNKHIPFASISEEFKMNSIICTAPSKTFNIAGLHSAFCIIYDQEKMDIYRNELGLLDLNRSNVFSREVTQVAYENGAKWVDELLDFLKGNMEFVYDYISKNIKGITPFKLEGTYLMWLDCRGLGLDKESIDDLFINEAGLALDSGYWFGEVGRGFMRINIACPRSMLKEALEKLENIIN; encoded by the coding sequence ATGCATAACTTTAATGAAGTCATAAATAGAAAAGGCACTAGCTCAGTAAAATATGAAGAAATGGATCTAAAATTTGGGAAAAAGGAATTGATACCTTTTTGGGTTGCTGACATGGATATTAAGTCTCCAGATTTTATTATATCAAGCATTAATAAAAGAGCAGAACACGGAGTTTTTGGTTATACAAAAAGAATGCCAGAATATTATGAAGCCATAATCAATTGGCTAGATAATAGACATAACCTAAAGGCAAAAAGAGAAAATATAGAATATGCACCAGGTGTAGTATTTTTACTAAACATGATGGTTAGAAAATTTACCAATGAAGGAGATAAAATTATTATTCAACCTCCCGTATACTATCCTTTTTTTAATGTTATTGAAGGGAATAATAGGATTGTAGTAGAAAATAATCTAATCTTAGATAATGGGAAATATATTATGGATTTTGAAGATTTAAAGAACAAGGCTAAGGATCCAGCTTGTAAAATGTTGATTCTTTGCAGCCCTCATAATCCTGTAGGTCGGGTATGGACTAGAGAAGAATTAGAAGAACTAGGAAAAATATGCATAGAAAATAATGTGTTTGTGATTGCAGATGAAATACACTACGACTTAGTGTATAAACCTAACAAGCATATCCCTTTTGCTAGTATTTCAGAAGAATTTAAGATGAATTCAATTATTTGTACTGCACCAAGTAAAACCTTTAATATAGCAGGATTGCACAGTGCATTCTGTATAATATATGATCAAGAAAAAATGGATATCTATAGAAATGAACTGGGATTGCTTGATTTAAATCGTTCGAATGTATTTAGTAGAGAAGTTACCCAAGTTGCCTATGAAAATGGAGCGAAATGGGTGGATGAACTTTTGGATTTTCTAAAGGGCAATATGGAATTTGTCTATGATTATATCAGCAAAAATATAAAAGGTATTACGCCTTTTAAACTTGAAGGAACCTATCTAATGTGGTTGGATTGTAGAGGCTTAGGACTTGACAAAGAGAGTATTGATGACTTGTTTATCAATGAGGCAGGTCTTGCTTTAGATAGTGGGTATTGGTTTGGAGAAGTAGGCAGAGGATTTATGAGAATAAATATAGCCTGCCCAAGATCTATGTTAAAGGAAGCGTTAGAAAAACTAGAAAATATAATCAATTAA
- a CDS encoding sigma-54 interaction domain-containing protein, which yields MKKRLGIVTLSADVGHAYKKQLSNVLGDKVEILPFSFENNDLDDGKNIKLIKEIDVILISTYSQYEILKKYINKNFNIVIAKLTLSKKGYDTLKSLKGIQNAMLVNLSLEMSIETIGLLYQLGFDNFEFVPVYPNMEKVPDLEVAITTGEMRYVPKEIKRVYNLGHRFIDESTIIELLVSLGLEDCLTNKSVTDYFDTIVSYNIGIEYLLSKSNILTYQFDTLLSLMDKGVIYVNKDYIIQSCNGSAEKIVNINQSDMIGKNAKDILPEVDFYNSKIKNNLIKINDEYITLSIHEIEGKNKKFNGAYAIIEDFQSKEDTQNKLRLQLMNKGHIAKYSINHIIGESKETKEVRELIKKMAKAESSVLITGESGTGKELVAQAIHNLSKNKNKHFVAINCAAFNPSLLESELFGYDAGAFTGAVKTGKKGIFEMANNGTLFLDEIGEMPIELQAKLLRVIQEREIMRVGGSEVIKVNLRIIAASNLDLAQQVKKGLFRKDLYYRLNVLPINIPPLRERKEDIDLLFNYFIKKKKLNFSIDKRTMEFLKSYNWDGNIRELINCIEYLDNLGEPIIKIKDLPHHIKNNIKQMERDSSEKAIKNIGFDDERYMVILKILYEAFLERVKLGRKSISERAYKNNYHLSEYDVKSILKRLSELQLVDVSVGRGGSTISKKGIELLEWHRKQGI from the coding sequence ATGAAAAAACGGTTAGGTATAGTTACTTTAAGTGCTGATGTAGGACATGCATATAAAAAACAATTATCCAATGTTTTGGGTGATAAGGTTGAGATTTTACCTTTTTCCTTTGAAAATAATGATCTTGATGATGGTAAGAACATAAAACTTATAAAAGAAATAGATGTTATTTTGATAAGTACTTATTCTCAATATGAGATATTGAAAAAATATATTAATAAGAACTTTAATATTGTTATTGCAAAGCTGACTCTTTCTAAAAAAGGATATGATACCTTGAAGTCCTTAAAGGGAATCCAAAATGCAATGCTAGTTAACTTGAGTCTTGAAATGTCTATAGAAACTATTGGATTGTTATATCAATTAGGTTTTGATAATTTTGAATTTGTACCGGTTTATCCAAACATGGAAAAAGTTCCAGATTTGGAGGTAGCTATTACTACGGGGGAAATGCGTTATGTTCCTAAAGAGATTAAGAGAGTATATAATTTAGGGCATAGATTCATTGATGAAAGTACAATAATAGAATTGCTTGTTAGTCTTGGTTTAGAGGATTGTCTCACGAATAAAAGTGTAACAGATTACTTTGATACTATCGTTTCTTACAATATAGGCATAGAATATCTTTTGAGTAAATCTAATATTTTGACATATCAATTTGATACATTGTTAAGCCTTATGGATAAAGGGGTTATATATGTTAACAAAGATTATATAATTCAATCTTGCAACGGAAGTGCAGAGAAAATAGTGAATATCAACCAATCAGATATGATTGGAAAGAACGCTAAAGATATTTTGCCAGAAGTAGATTTTTATAATAGTAAGATAAAGAATAATTTAATTAAAATAAACGATGAGTACATTACTCTTTCTATCCATGAGATAGAGGGGAAGAATAAGAAGTTTAATGGAGCCTATGCAATTATTGAGGATTTTCAATCTAAAGAAGATACACAAAATAAATTAAGACTTCAATTGATGAATAAAGGACATATTGCTAAATATAGCATTAATCATATAATTGGAGAGAGCAAGGAAACCAAAGAAGTTAGAGAATTAATAAAAAAGATGGCAAAGGCGGAGTCTTCAGTTTTGATAACTGGAGAAAGTGGGACAGGGAAAGAACTTGTGGCCCAAGCTATTCATAATCTATCTAAAAATAAAAACAAACACTTTGTTGCTATTAATTGTGCAGCCTTTAATCCTTCTCTATTAGAAAGTGAGCTCTTTGGTTATGATGCGGGGGCTTTTACTGGAGCAGTAAAAACAGGGAAAAAAGGGATTTTTGAAATGGCTAATAACGGCACATTATTTCTAGATGAAATAGGTGAGATGCCTATAGAATTGCAAGCCAAACTTTTAAGGGTAATCCAAGAAAGGGAAATAATGAGAGTAGGGGGCAGTGAGGTTATAAAAGTGAATTTACGCATCATTGCGGCTAGTAATTTGGATTTGGCCCAGCAAGTAAAAAAAGGGCTATTTAGAAAGGATCTCTATTATAGACTTAATGTATTACCAATAAATATTCCTCCTCTTAGAGAGAGGAAAGAAGATATAGATTTATTGTTTAATTATTTTATCAAAAAGAAAAAATTGAACTTTTCTATTGATAAAAGGACTATGGAATTTTTGAAAAGTTATAATTGGGATGGGAATATAAGAGAGTTAATAAATTGTATTGAATATCTTGATAATCTTGGAGAACCTATAATAAAAATAAAAGATCTACCTCACCATATAAAAAATAACATAAAGCAAATGGAGAGAGACAGTTCAGAGAAAGCTATAAAGAATATAGGTTTTGATGACGAAAGATATATGGTTATACTAAAGATTTTATATGAGGCATTTTTGGAAAGAGTAAAACTTGGTAGAAAGTCTATTAGTGAAAGAGCTTATAAAAACAATTATCACTTATCAGAATATGATGTAAAAAGTATTTTAAAAAGACTTTCTGAATTACAATTAGTGGATGTATCTGTGGGCAGAGGAGGAAGTACAATAAGTAAAAAAGGTATAGAACTTTTAGAATGGCATAGGAAACAGGGTATATAG
- the yhbY gene encoding ribosome assembly RNA-binding protein YhbY encodes MLTSKQRSYLRGLANKITAIFQIGKEGLNDNLAKQVWDALEARELVKISVLNNSLLDPKEVGQELADKVHAEVVQVIGNKFVLYKPSRETPQIVLPR; translated from the coding sequence ATGTTAACGAGTAAACAGAGAAGTTATTTAAGAGGATTGGCCAATAAAATAACCGCCATTTTCCAAATAGGAAAAGAAGGACTCAATGATAATTTAGCTAAACAAGTATGGGATGCACTAGAAGCAAGAGAATTAGTGAAAATCAGTGTTTTGAATAATAGTTTATTAGATCCCAAGGAAGTAGGACAGGAATTAGCAGATAAAGTTCATGCAGAGGTAGTACAGGTTATAGGGAATAAATTTGTATTATACAAACCTTCCCGGGAAACTCCTCAAATTGTGCTACCTAGATAG
- a CDS encoding nuclear transport factor 2 family protein has protein sequence MKSRKAMDINEFIFEYWSYVATQNEEKLKNYFSEDACIRWHNTNEQFNVEEFLRANCDYPESWNGEVQRIEYIGNKIITVAHIWSKESDISVHVTSFFELIDGKIKTLDEYWGDDGTPPKWRLDKKIGIPIQ, from the coding sequence ATGAAAAGTAGAAAGGCAATGGATATCAATGAATTTATATTTGAATATTGGAGTTACGTTGCAACACAAAATGAAGAAAAATTAAAAAACTATTTTTCTGAAGATGCCTGTATTCGTTGGCATAACACAAATGAGCAATTTAATGTTGAAGAATTTTTAAGAGCTAATTGTGACTATCCAGAGAGTTGGAATGGTGAAGTTCAACGAATCGAATATATTGGAAATAAGATTATTACAGTTGCTCATATTTGGTCAAAAGAAAGCGATATTTCTGTTCATGTAACTTCATTTTTTGAGTTGATAGATGGAAAAATTAAGACTCTTGATGAATATTGGGGAGATGATGGTACGCCTCCAAAGTGGAGATTGGATAAAAAAATAGGTATACCAATTCAATAA
- a CDS encoding dicarboxylate/amino acid:cation symporter: MSTEQGKKRSVFQNYKLLIFLIAGIVTGSIVGLIFKEKAVVLKPFGQIFLNLMFTAVVPLVFFSLASSVAKMSNMKRLGKILKHTILIFIITGIIASIVIITIVTIIPPASGVDISFGEYEKPEQLNVLDQIVEALTVGDFNEILSKGALLPLIIFAITLGYCIRFVSKDNESNVAIDFLDIMSQAFMKMINLIMLYAPIGLGAYFAALVGEFGTELLGAYSKAVLMFYPICIVYFLIAFTGYAYFAGGITGIKVFYKNIFPSVVTSLATQSSIATLPTNLAASKRMGVKEDISNIILPLGATIHMDGTALTTLMKIAFLFGIFGLDFTGIGVWTTAILISVMSGVVMSGIPSGGMLGSLIIVGFYGFNPEVIPVIVTIGLLTDAIATMINSTGDVVVGMMVSRTVDGKEWIENSEFIQEQS; this comes from the coding sequence ATGTCAACTGAGCAAGGCAAGAAAAGAAGCGTTTTTCAAAACTATAAGCTACTAATATTTTTGATTGCTGGGATTGTAACAGGAAGTATTGTTGGTCTAATATTCAAAGAAAAAGCAGTTGTTTTAAAACCCTTTGGGCAAATATTTTTAAACTTGATGTTTACGGCAGTTGTACCCTTGGTATTTTTTAGCTTAGCAAGTTCCGTTGCAAAAATGTCAAATATGAAAAGACTGGGAAAAATTCTTAAACATACAATTTTAATTTTTATTATAACAGGAATTATAGCATCAATAGTCATTATAACTATTGTAACAATTATACCACCAGCAAGTGGAGTAGATATTTCTTTTGGTGAATATGAGAAACCAGAACAATTAAATGTACTAGATCAGATTGTTGAGGCATTAACCGTGGGGGATTTTAATGAAATTTTATCTAAAGGTGCATTATTACCCCTGATCATATTTGCAATTACTTTGGGATATTGTATTAGATTTGTAAGTAAGGATAATGAAAGCAATGTTGCTATCGATTTTCTAGATATTATGTCCCAGGCCTTTATGAAAATGATTAATCTTATTATGCTTTATGCTCCTATAGGATTAGGTGCATATTTTGCAGCCTTAGTCGGAGAGTTTGGAACAGAACTTTTAGGTGCATATAGCAAAGCTGTTTTAATGTTCTATCCAATCTGTATCGTATACTTCTTAATAGCATTTACTGGATATGCATATTTTGCAGGGGGAATTACAGGAATAAAGGTGTTTTATAAAAATATTTTTCCATCAGTGGTTACATCCTTAGCAACGCAAAGTTCTATAGCGACATTGCCAACAAACTTAGCTGCCAGTAAAAGAATGGGAGTTAAGGAAGATATCAGCAATATTATTCTACCTTTAGGAGCTACAATCCATATGGATGGAACGGCCCTTACAACCCTAATGAAAATAGCATTTTTATTTGGGATTTTTGGATTAGATTTTACAGGAATAGGAGTCTGGACTACTGCTATCCTTATATCCGTTATGAGTGGAGTTGTTATGAGTGGAATACCTAGTGGTGGAATGTTAGGCTCTTTAATTATAGTAGGATTTTATGGGTTTAATCCGGAGGTTATTCCAGTGATAGTAACCATAGGACTTCTTACAGACGCTATTGCTACAATGATAAATTCAACAGGTGATGTTGTTGTAGGGATGATGGTAAGTAGAACGGTGGATGGAAAAGAGTGGATTGAAAATAGTGAGTTTATACAAGAACAATCTTAA
- the rsfS gene encoding ribosome silencing factor produces the protein MSNQAKEMAQKIAEWIDEKKGKDIDVLNIENLSTIADYFVLASGTSTTQVQAIADHIEEKAEKFEEFSLLRKEGYREGRWILLDFNEVIVHVFHEEERDFYKLERLWQDAKNINLKRD, from the coding sequence ATGTCTAATCAAGCAAAGGAAATGGCTCAAAAGATAGCAGAATGGATAGATGAAAAAAAAGGTAAAGATATAGACGTTTTAAATATAGAAAATCTTTCAACAATAGCAGATTATTTCGTTTTGGCCAGCGGGACATCAACCACTCAAGTACAGGCCATAGCCGACCATATCGAAGAAAAGGCAGAGAAATTTGAGGAGTTTTCCCTATTGAGAAAAGAAGGCTATAGAGAGGGAAGATGGATTTTATTGGATTTTAATGAGGTTATTGTTCATGTATTTCATGAGGAAGAAAGGGATTTTTACAAACTAGAAAGACTATGGCAAGATGCCAAAAATATAAATTTAAAAAGGGATTAG
- a CDS encoding ribosomal-processing cysteine protease Prp encodes MISITLWENRDLQIEKFLIEGHAGSGEYGWDIVCAAVSALTIATLNGLTEYVGLPLDFKLEEGYVHCKIPKKINDRQMIQSQAILKTMDLAFQNIVNEYKEYVQLKRVEI; translated from the coding sequence ATGATCTCCATAACTCTTTGGGAAAATCGAGACCTACAAATAGAAAAATTTCTAATTGAGGGTCACGCAGGCAGTGGTGAATACGGCTGGGATATTGTATGTGCTGCGGTATCGGCACTAACAATTGCCACTTTAAATGGTCTTACAGAGTATGTGGGTTTACCTCTAGACTTCAAGCTAGAGGAAGGCTATGTACATTGTAAAATCCCTAAAAAGATAAATGATAGGCAAATGATTCAGTCCCAAGCTATATTAAAAACAATGGATTTAGCATTTCAAAATATTGTAAATGAATATAAAGAGTACGTACAATTAAAAAGAGTAGAAATTTAG